A single region of the Pontibacter kalidii genome encodes:
- a CDS encoding isoaspartyl peptidase/L-asparaginase family protein, which translates to MSTRRKFIKLSALGAGLLGSGFQYASAFGGSLGAAKKNKPVVISTWNHGIPANAAAWEILKKKGTALDAVEAGVRVPEADPEVRTVGYGGYPDREGHVTLDACIMDKDSNCGAVAFLEHIKHPISVARKVMEDTPHVMLVGDGALQFALEKGFQKENLLTPESEKDWKNWLKESKYKPVINIENHDTIGLLALDANGDLAGACTTSGAAYKMHGRVGDSPIIGAGLFVDNEVGAATATGLGEAVIRMVGSHLVVELMRQGNSPEDACRLAVERIIAKHKDVKDLQVGFIALNKNGEYGGYCIHKGFNYAVQDKSGVKLLDGKSKF; encoded by the coding sequence ATGAGCACCAGACGAAAATTCATAAAACTATCTGCCCTCGGCGCTGGCCTGCTGGGCAGCGGCTTTCAGTATGCCAGCGCCTTTGGCGGCTCGCTGGGAGCGGCCAAAAAAAACAAACCTGTCGTGATTTCTACCTGGAACCACGGCATACCGGCTAACGCGGCGGCCTGGGAAATTCTGAAGAAAAAAGGTACCGCGCTGGATGCCGTAGAGGCTGGCGTACGAGTGCCCGAGGCCGATCCGGAAGTACGCACGGTGGGCTACGGCGGCTACCCCGACCGGGAGGGCCATGTGACCCTGGATGCCTGCATCATGGACAAGGACAGCAACTGCGGCGCGGTGGCCTTTCTGGAGCACATTAAGCACCCGATTTCGGTGGCGCGCAAGGTCATGGAGGACACCCCGCACGTGATGCTGGTAGGAGACGGTGCCCTGCAGTTCGCCTTGGAGAAAGGGTTTCAGAAAGAGAACCTCCTGACGCCGGAATCTGAAAAAGACTGGAAAAACTGGCTGAAGGAGTCGAAGTACAAGCCGGTGATCAACATCGAAAACCACGATACGATCGGGTTGCTGGCGCTGGACGCGAACGGCGATCTGGCCGGTGCCTGTACTACCAGCGGTGCCGCCTACAAGATGCACGGCCGCGTGGGCGATTCTCCGATCATCGGGGCTGGTTTGTTTGTAGATAACGAGGTAGGAGCCGCCACGGCCACAGGTTTGGGCGAGGCTGTGATCCGTATGGTGGGTAGCCACCTGGTGGTGGAGCTCATGCGACAGGGGAATTCGCCGGAGGACGCCTGCCGTCTGGCCGTGGAGCGCATCATTGCCAAGCACAAAGATGTGAAAGACCTGCAGGTAGGTTTTATCGCCCTCAACAAGAACGGCGAGTATGGCGGGTACTGCATTCACAAGGGCTTTAACTATGCCGTGCAGGATAAATCGGGAGTGAAGCTGCTGGATGGAAAGAGCAAGTTCTAA
- a CDS encoding copper homeostasis protein CutC encodes MERASSKPLLEICIDSVASAIAAEQGGAQRVELCDYLAGGGTTPSAGMIEVVRQSINIGLHVLIRPRRGDFLYSPAEFEVMKRDIQLCRGLGVDGIVIGALTKDGSIDVAGTQALIDAAQGMSITFHRAFDLVSDPYKALDDLLQLNVHRLLTSGQQETALQGADLIRELHERAAGKLIILPGGGVTPANVQELVSRTGVSEVHASVRKSVDSDMVYRKDYPPMSSNRVLSEFEQLVADVEQVRGLVAGW; translated from the coding sequence ATGGAAAGAGCAAGTTCTAAACCGCTGCTGGAGATCTGCATCGATTCGGTGGCCTCTGCCATAGCCGCCGAGCAGGGAGGCGCGCAGCGCGTGGAGCTGTGCGACTACCTGGCCGGCGGCGGCACTACGCCCAGCGCGGGGATGATCGAGGTGGTGCGCCAAAGTATCAACATCGGCCTGCACGTGCTCATCCGCCCGCGCCGTGGCGACTTTCTGTACTCGCCTGCCGAGTTTGAGGTGATGAAGCGCGATATACAGCTCTGCCGCGGGTTAGGGGTAGACGGTATCGTGATCGGCGCCTTAACAAAGGACGGAAGTATAGACGTGGCCGGTACGCAGGCATTGATCGACGCGGCGCAAGGTATGAGCATCACCTTTCACCGTGCCTTCGACCTGGTGTCCGATCCCTATAAGGCGCTGGATGATTTGCTGCAACTAAACGTGCACCGCCTGCTTACTTCCGGGCAGCAGGAAACGGCGCTGCAGGGCGCCGACCTCATCCGGGAGCTGCATGAAAGAGCGGCTGGCAAGCTCATCATCCTGCCCGGCGGCGGCGTAACACCGGCCAACGTGCAGGAGCTGGTCTCCAGAACCGGCGTAAGCGAGGTGCATGCCTCAGTGCGTAAATCAGTAGACAGCGATATGGTATACCGCAAAGATTACCCGCCCATGTCCAGCAACCGGGTGCTCTCTGAGTTTGAGCAATTAGTGGCTGATGTGGAGCAGGTGAGGGGATTGGTTGCTGGTTGGTAG